A DNA window from Candidatus Saccharibacteria bacterium oral taxon 955 contains the following coding sequences:
- the aspS gene encoding aspartate--tRNA ligase — protein sequence MKRTYTKLTPAMVNQRVMVSGWVHSRRDHGGLIFIDLRDHTGIVQLVANPDTPDAFAHAEELRDEYVICAEGQVRERASDLQNDKIPTGAIEIAVDSIVILNRAETLPIQPFAEENQAGEDLRFKYRYLDLRRPKMQQMLKKRAEMYRRMHQYMDDRDFIEIQTPILANSSPEGARDFLIPSRLQENKFYALPQAPQQFKQLLMVGGVPRYYQLAACFRDEDPRADRLYGEFYQLDLEMSFVEDGEEVRREVEPLMRQLATEFAGKKLLDLSGLAVGDGSPIPRISYRDAMETYGSDKPDLRFGMELIELTDVFANTEFGVLKNAECIKAICVKNGASLSRKQIDQFTDIAKSEGAGGLAYITYQDGEAKSPIAKFLSETELTGIQQKTGAADGDAVFFGADTRPVVNAVLGRLRNEFATHFNLKDPSVVAFAWIIDFPFYEWDDHGKKLDFGHNPFGMPKGGLQALESATTDADKLAIVADQFDMVMNGYEICSGGVRNHNPAVLYKVFDLLGFSESYVEEKFGAMLNAFKYGAPPHAGCAFGVDRILMELIDETNVRETLAFPKNGSGVDVMMDSPSTVDPMQLNELGL from the coding sequence ATGAAACGAACCTACACTAAGCTAACGCCAGCTATGGTCAACCAGCGCGTTATGGTGAGCGGCTGGGTGCACTCCCGGCGAGATCATGGTGGGCTGATTTTTATTGACTTACGTGACCATACTGGTATTGTCCAGCTCGTAGCCAATCCAGATACTCCAGATGCGTTTGCTCACGCCGAGGAACTACGCGATGAATATGTAATCTGTGCCGAAGGTCAGGTGAGGGAGCGCGCTAGTGATCTTCAGAACGACAAGATTCCAACTGGAGCAATTGAGATTGCCGTAGACTCTATTGTAATTTTGAACCGGGCTGAAACTCTGCCAATCCAGCCGTTTGCTGAGGAAAACCAGGCGGGCGAGGACTTGCGCTTTAAGTATCGCTATCTCGACCTGCGCCGTCCGAAGATGCAACAGATGCTGAAAAAACGCGCCGAAATGTACCGACGGATGCATCAGTACATGGATGACCGTGATTTCATTGAGATTCAGACGCCGATTTTGGCAAATTCCAGCCCCGAAGGTGCGCGCGATTTTCTGATCCCAAGTCGTTTGCAGGAAAATAAGTTTTACGCGCTGCCGCAAGCACCGCAGCAGTTCAAGCAATTGCTGATGGTTGGCGGTGTGCCGCGATATTACCAGTTGGCGGCGTGTTTTCGCGATGAAGATCCGCGGGCCGATCGATTGTACGGCGAGTTTTATCAGCTGGATCTCGAGATGAGCTTCGTTGAGGATGGAGAGGAGGTTCGCCGTGAGGTCGAACCGTTGATGCGGCAGCTCGCGACTGAGTTTGCGGGCAAGAAGTTGCTGGACTTGAGCGGTCTCGCGGTCGGTGACGGCAGTCCAATTCCGCGTATTTCCTATCGCGACGCCATGGAGACGTATGGCTCGGACAAGCCGGACCTACGTTTTGGCATGGAGCTGATTGAGCTGACCGATGTATTCGCCAACACTGAATTTGGCGTGTTAAAAAACGCCGAATGTATCAAGGCGATTTGCGTTAAAAATGGCGCCAGTCTCAGCCGTAAGCAAATCGACCAATTCACTGACATTGCTAAGAGTGAAGGGGCAGGCGGCTTAGCTTACATCACCTACCAAGATGGCGAGGCAAAATCACCAATTGCCAAGTTCTTGAGCGAAACAGAGCTCACGGGGATTCAGCAAAAAACTGGTGCGGCTGATGGCGACGCAGTTTTCTTTGGTGCCGACACTCGCCCGGTCGTCAACGCCGTGCTTGGTCGCTTGCGAAACGAATTTGCTACTCATTTCAACCTGAAAGACCCGAGCGTGGTGGCCTTTGCCTGGATTATCGATTTTCCGTTCTACGAATGGGACGACCACGGCAAGAAGCTTGACTTTGGTCACAACCCATTTGGCATGCCAAAGGGTGGGCTGCAAGCACTGGAATCGGCGACGACTGACGCTGACAAGCTCGCTATCGTGGCTGACCAGTTCGACATGGTGATGAATGGCTACGAAATTTGCTCCGGTGGCGTGCGCAACCACAACCCAGCAGTGCTATACAAAGTGTTTGACCTACTTGGCTTTAGCGAAAGCTACGTCGAGGAAAAGTTTGGCGCCATGCTAAACGCCTTCAAATACGGCGCACCACCACACGCTGGCTGTGCCTTTGGTGTTGACCGAATTCTCATGGAACTCATTGACGAAACTAATGTCCGCGAGACCTTGGCCTTTCCAAAGAACGGTTCGGGTGTCGATGTAATGATGGACTCGCCGTCAACAGTCGACCCAATGCAACTTAACGAGCTTGGACTTTAG
- a CDS encoding CBS domain-containing protein: MQTVWIILWSISSFLLVLVASITPRRSILSLFELERRRKQGNSFAAEELRREVMADDVIALRRVVEALLLVISVVTAVGGFGVPVGIAISVVLALFYGRVAKADVVHHVAERLFEHFEPAILHFIDKNDRIMKFIRVVPLSKGSTEVCSREELEHIIDTSRAAITTNERKFIKNGLHFNEKTVESVMTPRNVLETIGKDEVIGPLMLDELHRTGHSRFPVIDGDIDHVIGVLHIKELLTLREKTTQTAGQAMEKKVYYINQDQTLDHALAAFLKTRHHLFIVVNGYRETAGIVTLEDVIEALLGREIVDEFDLHDDLRVVAARNAKHNNNSTHGANV, translated from the coding sequence ATGCAGACAGTGTGGATTATCTTGTGGAGTATTAGTTCATTTTTGCTAGTCCTTGTTGCCAGTATCACGCCTCGACGTTCGATTTTGTCGCTTTTTGAACTGGAGCGTCGCCGTAAGCAGGGCAATTCATTCGCTGCGGAAGAATTGCGTCGCGAGGTTATGGCAGATGACGTTATTGCCCTTCGGCGCGTAGTCGAAGCGCTGTTGTTGGTAATTTCGGTTGTAACGGCAGTTGGTGGGTTTGGTGTACCAGTTGGTATAGCGATCAGTGTTGTTTTGGCGTTATTTTACGGTAGAGTTGCAAAAGCTGATGTTGTCCATCACGTTGCAGAACGGCTGTTTGAACATTTTGAACCAGCTATTTTACACTTTATCGATAAGAACGATCGGATCATGAAGTTTATTCGGGTGGTTCCGCTCTCAAAAGGGTCTACTGAGGTTTGCTCTCGAGAAGAGCTAGAGCATATTATTGATACGTCGCGGGCAGCTATCACAACCAATGAGCGAAAGTTTATCAAAAACGGTTTACATTTTAATGAAAAAACCGTTGAGAGCGTTATGACGCCGAGGAATGTACTCGAGACGATCGGCAAAGACGAGGTAATCGGCCCGCTGATGCTCGATGAACTACACCGGACCGGACATAGCCGATTTCCGGTGATTGATGGGGATATCGATCATGTGATAGGTGTACTTCATATCAAAGAACTGCTGACGCTCCGAGAAAAAACTACCCAAACAGCTGGTCAAGCTATGGAAAAGAAAGTCTATTATATAAACCAAGACCAGACTCTTGACCACGCTTTAGCTGCATTTCTCAAAACGAGGCACCATCTATTTATCGTCGTCAATGGCTATCGCGAAACGGCAGGGATTGTGACTCTAGAAGACGTGATAGAGGCGTTGTTGGGACGTGAGATTGTTGATGAATTTGATCTACATGACGATCTGAGGGTTGTCGCTGCTCGTAACGCGAAGCACAACAATAATTCAACGCACGGTGCCAATGTCTAA
- a CDS encoding thioredoxin domain-containing protein — MTKKTWLIFGAICIALLGGLIYASRGNRIDVSNVDTKVAQSASEQSGNIGDHTYGNTSSKVVLIEYGDYQCPGCASSYLAIKQVVDKYKDKMGFIFRSYPLYTSHPNAFAAAAAAEAAGLQGKFWEMHNKLYSDQSAWNQLTGTSRTEYFVSVAKSIGIDGDKLQSELDNPNIKRKIDFDKILGEKDKVTGTPGFYINGRNVSDQYFKDGKIVSKNTQGAAVVWSSAEAFEKLVIIPALKEAGINI; from the coding sequence ATGACAAAAAAAACATGGCTTATTTTTGGGGCAATATGCATCGCGCTGCTGGGTGGACTAATCTACGCGTCACGAGGTAATCGTATCGACGTCTCAAACGTTGACACCAAAGTAGCTCAGAGCGCCTCTGAACAAAGCGGTAACATAGGAGACCACACCTACGGCAACACCTCAAGTAAGGTCGTTCTCATTGAGTACGGCGATTACCAGTGTCCTGGGTGCGCATCTTCATACCTAGCGATCAAACAAGTTGTCGATAAGTACAAAGACAAGATGGGCTTTATCTTTCGCAGTTACCCGCTCTACACTAGCCACCCAAATGCTTTTGCAGCTGCCGCGGCCGCTGAAGCCGCCGGCCTACAGGGTAAATTCTGGGAAATGCACAATAAGCTGTATAGCGACCAAAGCGCTTGGAATCAACTAACTGGCACTTCACGGACCGAGTACTTTGTGTCTGTTGCAAAATCAATCGGTATTGATGGAGACAAGCTCCAGTCAGAGCTCGATAACCCGAATATCAAGCGAAAGATTGATTTTGACAAGATACTAGGTGAGAAAGATAAGGTTACTGGTACTCCCGGATTCTATATCAACGGTAGAAATGTTAGCGATCAATATTTCAAGGACGGTAAAATTGTTAGCAAAAATACCCAAGGCGCTGCTGTAGTATGGAGTAGTGCCGAGGCCTTTGAAAAGCTGGTTATCATACCGGCACTAAAAGAGGCGGGTATCAATATTTAG
- a CDS encoding DHA2 family efflux MFS transporter permease subunit: MLRHFSTRQKIIVMLAVMSALFLVALDQTITSTSLGAIVKEFNSFSSLGFVITAYMLTTTVTVPLAGKLSDMYGRRPILITGVAIFTLGSLLSGMSPTIEWLIAWRALQGVGGGIITSNAFTIVGDLFSPRERGKWQGIVGAVFGMSSVVGPLLGGWLTDGQSIFGLTTDWRWTFLINVPIGVLAAIVIMMQLPNIKHDKEHHLDVKGALLLSIALASVVLAVDNTEIFFAGLIDAGISLGFIKGTLWAIAMATTSLFIVVERRAKQPILSLNFFRNQTYTLMLIVSVLFGAGFLGSILYLTQFNQQVYGATASQAGLMLLPMIGGMTISSIIVGQLISRVGKYKKFIVIGLGVTTLSILSLVTLRPDTVYWYEAVIMAICGLGLGMAMPVLSLAVQNEFEQKDLGAATSSVQLFRGLGSTVGTALLSGLLTAGILVSVGDPQKIPYIQTLKSSPAASEMLKNGIDADTLLQINSQESSIKQSAEGGFKGIPDPRVRKAATEKFITQQRDFHSAIINAFTDSLHNIFMVSSGLMALAFCVVLFIKERPLRKNTNSRTPGE, translated from the coding sequence ATGTTGCGTCATTTTTCTACACGACAAAAAATTATTGTCATGCTTGCGGTGATGAGCGCGCTGTTTTTGGTGGCGCTTGATCAGACGATCACCTCAACGTCACTCGGTGCAATTGTCAAAGAGTTCAATAGTTTTTCTAGCCTTGGATTTGTTATCACTGCGTATATGCTAACGACAACAGTTACTGTTCCGCTAGCGGGGAAGCTCTCAGATATGTACGGTCGTCGGCCTATCCTAATAACTGGTGTGGCGATTTTTACACTTGGATCGTTGCTGTCGGGAATGTCGCCAACTATCGAGTGGCTTATTGCCTGGCGAGCACTTCAGGGCGTCGGTGGCGGTATTATCACTTCTAATGCCTTCACAATTGTTGGTGATCTATTTTCGCCACGAGAGCGTGGTAAGTGGCAGGGGATAGTTGGAGCTGTTTTTGGTATGAGTTCAGTGGTGGGTCCATTGCTAGGAGGTTGGCTGACCGATGGGCAGTCGATATTTGGCCTAACGACTGATTGGCGTTGGACATTTTTGATCAATGTGCCGATTGGTGTCTTGGCGGCGATTGTTATCATGATGCAACTGCCAAACATCAAGCACGACAAAGAGCATCACCTGGACGTTAAGGGTGCGTTGCTATTGTCGATAGCACTTGCTTCGGTGGTTTTGGCGGTCGATAATACTGAGATATTCTTTGCGGGATTGATTGATGCAGGCATATCCCTTGGATTTATCAAGGGTACACTTTGGGCTATCGCGATGGCTACAACAAGTTTATTCATTGTGGTTGAGCGTCGTGCAAAACAACCTATTTTGTCTCTAAACTTCTTTCGCAATCAAACCTACACCCTCATGCTGATTGTCTCTGTTTTGTTCGGTGCTGGATTTCTCGGGTCTATCCTCTACCTAACGCAATTTAATCAGCAGGTTTATGGTGCAACTGCGTCACAGGCAGGCTTAATGCTTCTGCCTATGATTGGCGGTATGACCATCTCGTCAATTATAGTCGGACAGCTTATATCTAGAGTTGGAAAATACAAGAAATTTATAGTGATAGGTCTTGGAGTCACGACGCTTAGTATTTTGTCGCTGGTTACACTACGTCCTGATACGGTGTACTGGTATGAGGCAGTGATTATGGCCATTTGCGGACTTGGACTTGGGATGGCGATGCCGGTTTTGAGCCTAGCGGTTCAGAACGAATTCGAACAAAAAGATCTCGGGGCGGCTACCTCAAGCGTACAGTTGTTCCGTGGTCTTGGCTCGACAGTTGGCACAGCGCTCCTGAGCGGACTGTTGACTGCTGGAATACTTGTTTCAGTCGGTGATCCACAAAAGATTCCCTACATCCAAACGCTTAAGTCGTCACCAGCCGCTTCGGAGATGTTGAAGAATGGCATTGACGCAGATACTCTACTTCAAATAAACTCCCAAGAGTCCTCAATCAAACAGTCGGCAGAGGGCGGGTTCAAGGGCATTCCAGATCCTCGCGTCCGTAAAGCAGCGACAGAAAAGTTTATAACTCAACAAAGGGATTTTCATAGCGCAATTATCAATGCGTTTACAGATTCGCTTCATAATATATTTATGGTTAGCTCTGGTTTGATGGCGCTGGCGTTTTGTGTCGTGCTCTTTATCAAAGAGCGTCCACTTCGAAAAAATACAAACAGCCGGACGCCAGGTGAATAG
- a CDS encoding AbrB/MazE/SpoVT family DNA-binding domain-containing protein, with amino-acid sequence MSYHENIQLAGTVTVGPKGQVVIPAEVRDSMKIKPGDKLVVLYLEEKKSVAFITERHARAHIVKMGEEFTSFKVKES; translated from the coding sequence ATGTCATATCATGAAAATATTCAACTCGCAGGTACGGTGACGGTCGGCCCCAAGGGCCAGGTGGTCATCCCGGCGGAGGTTCGCGATTCAATGAAAATTAAGCCTGGCGATAAGCTGGTGGTGCTGTATCTGGAGGAGAAAAAGTCAGTTGCTTTTATCACAGAGCGTCATGCACGAGCGCATATCGTAAAAATGGGTGAGGAATTCACCAGTTTTAAGGTGAAAGAATCGTAA
- a CDS encoding DUF475 domain-containing protein, translating into MHSAHPLRIFWISALLTILIGAYTTHQMGIAGLWVFIVLLILEVTFSFDNAVINSKILERMSPFWQRLFLTVGIIFAVFIIRFILPIVIVMISSGLGFTGVIDMALNDSKTYAEVLHKAAPMINAFGGTFLVMIGLNYFLDRQKDLHWLGRLERWLSKFGQYESFKILVMLCVAMILYMTVEERYHSTVLAASIIGAILHISLDLFGKYFGSKQSGKKQLVGMAAFASFVYLDVLDASFSLDGVIGAFAISTNVLLIMAGLGAGALWVRSLTVYLVRAKTLGKYQYLEHGAHWAILALGIIMLVKLYHVEPPEWFTGSVGLIFIATAIISSILESRLSLQKSSQK; encoded by the coding sequence ATTCACTCAGCACATCCACTTCGTATTTTCTGGATATCAGCACTTCTGACAATATTAATTGGCGCATACACGACACATCAGATGGGTATAGCCGGGTTGTGGGTGTTTATAGTTTTGCTTATCCTAGAGGTAACATTCAGCTTCGATAACGCAGTCATCAACAGCAAAATCCTTGAAAGAATGTCGCCATTTTGGCAAAGACTATTCCTTACGGTTGGTATTATTTTTGCAGTATTTATCATTCGGTTTATTTTGCCAATCGTAATCGTCATGATATCTTCAGGCCTTGGCTTTACCGGAGTTATAGACATGGCACTCAACGATTCAAAGACATACGCTGAAGTACTCCACAAAGCCGCTCCAATGATAAATGCCTTTGGTGGCACATTTCTAGTGATGATTGGGCTTAATTATTTCCTAGATCGGCAAAAAGACCTCCATTGGCTCGGTAGGCTCGAAAGATGGTTATCAAAATTTGGACAGTATGAAAGTTTCAAAATTCTCGTCATGCTATGTGTTGCGATGATTCTATACATGACCGTCGAAGAACGCTATCACTCTACAGTTCTTGCCGCATCGATTATTGGCGCTATTTTGCATATTAGTCTCGACCTTTTTGGTAAATATTTTGGCAGTAAGCAATCTGGCAAGAAACAACTTGTAGGAATGGCAGCTTTTGCGTCATTTGTATATCTAGATGTACTGGACGCATCTTTTTCCCTGGATGGCGTCATCGGAGCATTTGCAATCAGCACTAATGTATTGCTAATTATGGCCGGCTTGGGTGCTGGTGCGCTTTGGGTACGCTCTCTAACCGTCTATCTTGTTCGTGCGAAGACTCTCGGAAAATACCAATACCTAGAACACGGTGCACACTGGGCTATACTCGCACTAGGAATTATTATGCTTGTAAAGTTATACCACGTAGAGCCACCTGAGTGGTTCACTGGTTCGGTTGGCCTGATATTTATTGCCACAGCGATTATAAGCAGCATCCTGGAGAGTAGATTGTCTCTGCAGAAATCATCACAGAAATAA
- a CDS encoding PspC domain-containing protein produces MKEITRIHLAKMPFSVEVDAKKSLDKYLSSIQKNMNAESEAMREIEARMVELLEERGVTGERVVTAEDVDALKQQLGDPTSFIDEDKVADDEQGPTVPMRERKLFRDTNNQIIGGVCSGLAAYVNIDTVWVRLGFIVLTIVSFGAMILLYIAMWLITPPARTAAERVQMKGVPVTLEAIKAESANTAVYQSHRDKAVLAVLRVIGGMLAISAAVLATVGMIVAGYQILLYSGVLNLYEKISIGAIFFAGICFVVFCLMVLRLIFAGRVTKRSWAKLGIIVAVGLSTFIAGVTGYGMSFRLFGNYEKSTVTTKQDASLVKGVTDLTVNGKNTNLNYIVAPGEPRAELKYNTSLTKGVPRVQITRNGNNLNVNVSAEKSEMCFGYCPEQTTLTVYGPELHSLTAESGSLVYRTLGQKALNITAKDQSEVLLEGSQVIEDLVAKAESAFVRTSEANVKNVELTADNQSRVSLGKIGRLNLTAPTTCANSGKLDVSVAAAQTILINGAEWKGESQNTPCMNFVRKSSDN; encoded by the coding sequence ATGAAAGAAATAACTAGAATTCACTTGGCAAAAATGCCGTTTAGCGTTGAGGTTGACGCTAAGAAGTCATTGGATAAGTACCTTAGCTCAATTCAAAAAAATATGAACGCCGAGTCGGAGGCTATGCGAGAAATAGAAGCTCGTATGGTGGAGTTGCTGGAAGAGCGTGGCGTGACTGGTGAGCGAGTTGTTACCGCAGAAGATGTTGACGCACTGAAGCAACAACTTGGTGATCCCACGTCATTTATTGACGAGGATAAGGTGGCTGACGACGAGCAGGGTCCAACAGTCCCGATGCGTGAGCGCAAATTGTTTCGCGATACAAACAATCAGATTATCGGAGGTGTTTGTTCTGGATTGGCAGCATATGTGAACATTGACACTGTGTGGGTCCGTCTCGGGTTTATTGTCCTCACTATTGTCAGTTTTGGTGCAATGATTTTGCTATACATTGCTATGTGGCTAATTACTCCTCCAGCAAGGACTGCCGCTGAGCGAGTGCAGATGAAGGGTGTGCCAGTTACGCTTGAAGCGATCAAAGCGGAGTCTGCAAACACCGCAGTATACCAGAGCCATCGTGATAAAGCAGTTCTTGCAGTCCTGCGTGTTATCGGCGGAATGTTGGCGATCTCAGCTGCCGTACTAGCGACTGTTGGTATGATTGTGGCTGGATATCAGATACTGCTATATTCGGGGGTATTGAACCTATATGAAAAAATCTCTATTGGCGCAATATTTTTTGCGGGAATATGCTTTGTCGTATTTTGTCTAATGGTACTACGGCTAATATTTGCTGGACGAGTCACAAAGCGCTCATGGGCAAAACTAGGGATCATAGTGGCAGTTGGTCTCAGTACGTTTATCGCAGGTGTCACAGGCTATGGAATGAGTTTCCGTCTATTTGGGAACTACGAAAAATCTACGGTCACAACAAAACAAGACGCCTCGCTGGTGAAGGGTGTGACTGATCTGACTGTTAACGGCAAGAACACCAATCTCAATTATATCGTTGCGCCAGGGGAGCCTCGGGCTGAGCTAAAATATAATACTAGCCTGACAAAGGGCGTTCCGCGCGTACAGATAACTCGTAATGGAAACAATCTAAATGTTAATGTATCTGCTGAAAAATCAGAGATGTGTTTTGGCTATTGTCCAGAACAAACAACTCTAACGGTTTACGGCCCAGAGCTACATTCACTAACAGCAGAATCTGGCTCCTTGGTTTATCGCACATTGGGGCAAAAAGCACTTAATATCACAGCCAAGGATCAGTCAGAGGTTTTGCTTGAGGGTAGTCAGGTTATCGAAGACTTGGTGGCCAAGGCGGAGTCAGCTTTTGTCAGGACATCAGAAGCAAACGTAAAAAATGTAGAGTTAACTGCCGATAATCAGTCTAGGGTATCGCTAGGAAAGATTGGTAGGCTAAATCTAACAGCACCAACAACTTGCGCTAACTCTGGTAAGTTGGACGTTTCGGTCGCAGCTGCACAGACGATACTAATTAACGGTGCTGAGTGGAAGGGTGAAAGTCAAAATACACCGTGCATGAACTTTGTCAGAAAATCGTCTGATAACTAA
- a CDS encoding PadR family transcriptional regulator, protein MDVSSYAESLAIQLRKGFLVYCVLLVCAKRAQYTSDIVKQLSGSDLMVVEGTIYPLLSRLQKYGYLQHEWQESEQGPPRKYYSLTDDGVRLVDELKERIEKLNTSLKNLEKGAKR, encoded by the coding sequence ATGGATGTTAGTTCATATGCCGAGAGTCTGGCGATTCAGCTACGTAAAGGATTCTTGGTATACTGTGTGTTGCTGGTCTGTGCTAAGCGTGCGCAATACACTAGCGATATAGTTAAACAATTGAGCGGATCAGACCTTATGGTTGTTGAAGGTACGATCTACCCGCTACTTAGCCGATTGCAGAAATATGGTTACCTACAGCATGAGTGGCAGGAAAGCGAGCAGGGTCCACCGCGCAAATATTACTCACTGACTGATGATGGGGTGCGGTTAGTTGATGAGCTAAAAGAGCGTATAGAAAAGCTAAATACTTCGCTGAAAAATCTCGAGAAAGGAGCTAAGCGATGA
- a CDS encoding ATP-binding cassette domain-containing protein, whose product MIEIKNITKVYGKKHNIFTALKDVSLTIPTGASVAILGKSGSGKSTLMHAISGLDKPQKGQVLIDGEDILQMKTKAVDEFRTQKIGFIFQSFFVQGNEGVIENVSLPLEIARVPQRRRASKIKAALQAVELYDKRKSKAKDLSGGQKQRLAIARAIVGEPDILFADEPTGNLDSETGAKVEELLFGYNKERGTTLIVVTHDADLAKKCDYQILIKDGRIEKSTVPKEA is encoded by the coding sequence ATGATTGAGATTAAAAATATCACTAAAGTATACGGTAAAAAACATAATATATTTACGGCACTAAAAGACGTGTCTCTGACGATTCCGACGGGAGCAAGCGTAGCGATTCTAGGAAAGTCTGGTAGCGGTAAGTCTACATTAATGCATGCAATATCCGGACTAGATAAGCCCCAAAAAGGACAGGTGCTGATTGATGGAGAGGATATTCTCCAGATGAAGACCAAGGCGGTTGATGAATTCCGCACGCAAAAGATTGGCTTTATCTTTCAGAGCTTTTTTGTCCAGGGTAATGAAGGGGTGATCGAGAATGTTAGCTTGCCGTTAGAGATCGCAAGAGTGCCCCAGCGCCGGCGCGCATCAAAAATCAAGGCAGCTCTGCAGGCAGTTGAGCTATATGATAAGCGCAAAAGTAAGGCAAAAGACTTGAGTGGTGGACAAAAACAACGTCTAGCGATTGCCCGAGCGATTGTTGGCGAGCCAGATATACTGTTTGCCGATGAACCTACGGGAAACTTGGATAGCGAAACTGGCGCCAAGGTTGAAGAGCTACTGTTTGGCTACAATAAAGAACGAGGCACGACGCTGATCGTTGTGACACATGATGCAGATCTCGCAAAGAAATGCGATTATCAGATACTGATTAAAGACGGACGGATCGAAAAATCGACAGTTCCAAAGGAGGCTTAA
- a CDS encoding FtsX-like permease family protein — protein sequence MRRIDIIKRAGRNLQHAKGRTLLTALAISVGSLTISLAMMAGEGGRLYTNSMIDAAGDKKVVMVNKKVESGKSEKLPEYGKSEDTADEKKNASTRSKYLMGDSDLDKLRKVPHVKTATPAYSTAGVAYAQSSGNGKKFALEIAIKADKTRAELAAGKLQDFMPKSGEIIIPEEYATQLGFKDAQSAIGQTITLGLRSVERGGEVAKEMPLKIVAVDKPSDTIVYYSPALRISIADAKEIYEFSHDKNMPNEYYSVMLTVDDEKNIDAVKDEVNKDYRSYSIQDVRKTLLTMVNVAQTALAGFGGLALLASVFGIINTMYISVLERTSQIGLMKALGMRARDIGKMFRYEAAWVGLLGGLIGVGIASLITLLNPTIASFLKLSAGTNILIIDPIQIGLLILGLVLLATLSGWLPSRKATKLDPIEALRTE from the coding sequence ATGAGAAGAATCGATATTATCAAGCGTGCAGGTCGCAACTTGCAGCACGCCAAGGGTCGCACCCTACTAACTGCCCTGGCTATATCGGTCGGTTCGCTGACTATTAGTCTTGCGATGATGGCTGGCGAAGGCGGTCGACTTTATACAAATAGCATGATCGACGCAGCTGGTGATAAAAAAGTGGTTATGGTAAATAAAAAAGTTGAATCAGGAAAGAGCGAGAAGCTACCGGAATACGGCAAGTCGGAAGACACCGCTGACGAAAAGAAAAATGCGAGTACACGAAGTAAGTATTTAATGGGTGACTCTGATCTAGATAAGTTGAGAAAGGTTCCTCACGTAAAAACTGCAACTCCGGCTTATTCGACCGCCGGCGTAGCTTATGCTCAGAGTTCTGGCAATGGTAAGAAATTTGCGCTCGAGATAGCGATAAAGGCCGATAAAACTAGAGCAGAGTTGGCGGCTGGTAAGTTGCAGGATTTTATGCCAAAATCGGGCGAGATTATCATACCAGAAGAGTACGCTACACAACTAGGTTTTAAGGACGCACAGTCGGCAATAGGTCAGACGATAACATTAGGTTTACGCAGTGTCGAGCGAGGCGGAGAGGTCGCCAAGGAGATGCCATTGAAGATCGTGGCGGTTGACAAGCCATCAGATACTATCGTATATTACTCGCCTGCTTTGAGAATTTCGATCGCTGATGCGAAAGAGATTTACGAATTTAGTCACGACAAGAATATGCCAAACGAGTACTACTCGGTCATGCTGACAGTCGATGATGAAAAAAATATTGATGCCGTTAAGGATGAGGTCAACAAGGACTACAGGTCGTACTCGATTCAAGATGTTCGCAAAACGTTGCTCACAATGGTGAATGTCGCACAGACTGCATTAGCAGGTTTTGGTGGACTGGCACTACTAGCTAGTGTGTTTGGAATCATCAATACGATGTATATCTCAGTGCTGGAGCGCACTAGCCAGATAGGGTTGATGAAGGCTCTAGGTATGAGGGCTCGCGATATTGGTAAGATGTTCCGCTATGAGGCGGCGTGGGTTGGTCTATTAGGTGGTCTAATTGGTGTAGGTATAGCAAGTTTGATTACACTACTGAACCCAACAATTGCGTCCTTTCTGAAACTGAGTGCGGGTACAAATATACTCATTATCGATCCGATACAAATTGGGTTATTGATCCTTGGTCTAGTTCTGCTAGCAACACTGTCGGGTTGGCTACCGAGCCGCAAGGCCACTAAACTTGATCCAATTGAAGCATTGAGGACAGAGTAG
- a CDS encoding DUF167 domain-containing protein, with protein MKISVHLKPNSRHREEVIANDDGSLTVYAKAPAIEGRANVVAAKLLAKYFGVAPSKVKLVRGATSKHKVFEVDNTMVASSTA; from the coding sequence ATGAAAATCTCCGTCCATCTCAAGCCCAACTCCCGCCATCGTGAAGAGGTGATAGCAAACGATGATGGTTCGCTGACGGTATACGCCAAGGCTCCGGCCATTGAAGGGCGAGCGAATGTGGTGGCGGCAAAGCTATTGGCAAAATACTTTGGTGTGGCACCGTCAAAGGTAAAATTGGTGCGCGGCGCGACCTCAAAACATAAAGTATTTGAGGTAGATAATACAATGGTAGCTTCATCGACTGCCTGA